A genome region from Geothermobacter hydrogeniphilus includes the following:
- a CDS encoding right-handed parallel beta-helix repeat-containing protein, which translates to MTRLLCLVLLLASCLPAIAETRYSGEQTLWQDTVWSGDILIDGILTVAPGVRLEIRPGTTVRFTFFDSNGDGIGEHEIFIQGRLLALGTAEQPILFTSAETAPRPGAWGAINMMASEDDNLLRHCVVEYAYRGFHAHFGKGRIEDSLFRRNLRAFQFQDSTVRVSRCRVLDNFNGLQFRDATVVLEQCRITGSQWAIRGIYSDLTLTGCLIENNRINAVSLRESTLVAEANRIIGNRRGIFLQRGKGTLRGNRIVGNAEHGTFFEDSEVILRDNRITANGRAGIRWLDSQGVIAGNDLSGNGEYALMNDGSGDLQVGSNWWGSVDEKRIDQLIRDRRDRPETGLVRYAVPLSGKPSAGPTATPLLPE; encoded by the coding sequence ATGACCAGACTGCTGTGCCTGGTGCTGCTGCTCGCCTCCTGCCTGCCGGCCATTGCCGAAACCCGCTACAGCGGTGAACAGACATTATGGCAGGATACGGTCTGGTCCGGCGACATTCTCATCGACGGAATCCTGACGGTTGCGCCCGGGGTCCGGCTGGAAATCCGCCCGGGGACAACGGTCCGGTTCACCTTTTTCGACAGCAACGGCGACGGTATCGGTGAACATGAAATTTTCATCCAGGGTCGTTTGCTGGCCCTTGGCACGGCCGAGCAGCCGATCCTGTTCACCTCCGCGGAGACCGCTCCCCGTCCCGGAGCCTGGGGTGCCATCAACATGATGGCTTCGGAAGATGACAACCTGTTGCGTCACTGCGTTGTCGAATATGCCTATCGCGGTTTTCATGCCCATTTCGGCAAGGGGCGCATCGAGGACAGTCTTTTTCGTCGCAACCTGCGGGCCTTCCAGTTTCAGGATTCGACAGTCAGGGTCAGTCGTTGCCGGGTGCTTGACAATTTCAACGGGCTGCAGTTCCGTGACGCCACCGTGGTCCTGGAACAGTGCCGGATTACCGGCAGCCAGTGGGCAATCCGCGGCATCTACAGCGATCTGACGCTGACCGGGTGCCTGATTGAAAACAACCGGATCAATGCCGTCAGCCTGCGCGAATCAACCCTGGTTGCCGAGGCCAACAGGATCATCGGCAACCGCCGGGGAATCTTCCTGCAGCGCGGCAAGGGGACCCTGCGTGGCAACCGGATCGTAGGCAATGCCGAGCATGGCACTTTTTTTGAAGACTCCGAGGTGATTCTGCGGGACAATCGGATCACCGCCAATGGCCGGGCCGGGATCCGCTGGCTCGACTCGCAGGGGGTGATCGCCGGCAATGACCTGTCCGGTAATGGTGAATACGCCCTGATGAACGATGGCAGCGGCGATCTGCAGGTCGGTTCCAACTGGTGGGGCTCGGTCGACGAAAAGCGAATTGATCAGTTGATTCGGGACCGGCGTGATCGACCGGAAACGGGGCTGGTCCGTTATGCGGTTCCCCTGTCCGGGAAACCTTCGGCAGGACCCACCGCAACACCACTGTTGCCGGAATAA
- a CDS encoding PhnD/SsuA/transferrin family substrate-binding protein, whose translation MRNIIFCLFGLLCSILLSGCQQTADQGPVYKIGYMNCNSEQETRLRFAPLTRYLSEKVGVRFEMVPVDTQDFEDRFKKEEFAFTHTNSLLYLILRQDHDLQLVATEKRGQFGARTAGTIISRKDSGIRTLADLKGKRMIFGPQLAPSGYLAQYDLMLKAGIDPETDLSYYAIPHGSFKHEKLIYAVYFGAYDVAAAPALDLEVMTREGKISADDFQIVAQSPIFPYCTFGAAKGVDPDLVKRFREALVSLTPEDTVDYNGEQVKVLKSAWVDGFEQLLDSDYDILRGMAKRANMPPYQEF comes from the coding sequence ATGCGAAACATCATTTTTTGTCTTTTCGGCCTGCTCTGCAGCATCCTGCTGAGCGGTTGCCAGCAGACTGCCGACCAGGGACCGGTCTACAAGATCGGTTACATGAACTGCAACAGTGAGCAGGAAACCCGTCTGCGGTTTGCCCCGTTGACACGCTATCTGAGCGAGAAAGTTGGTGTCCGGTTCGAGATGGTGCCGGTGGACACCCAGGATTTCGAGGATCGCTTCAAGAAAGAAGAGTTTGCCTTTACTCACACCAATTCCCTGTTGTACCTGATCCTGCGCCAGGACCATGATCTGCAGCTGGTGGCCACAGAAAAGCGCGGCCAGTTCGGAGCGCGGACCGCCGGAACCATTATTTCCCGCAAGGACAGCGGTATCCGCACCCTGGCCGACCTGAAAGGGAAGCGGATGATTTTCGGGCCCCAGCTCGCTCCGTCAGGATACCTGGCCCAGTACGACCTGATGCTCAAGGCCGGTATCGACCCGGAAACGGATCTTTCCTATTACGCCATCCCGCACGGGTCCTTCAAGCATGAGAAGCTGATCTACGCCGTCTATTTCGGTGCCTATGATGTCGCCGCCGCCCCGGCGCTTGACCTTGAGGTCATGACCCGCGAAGGCAAGATTTCTGCCGATGATTTTCAGATCGTGGCCCAGAGCCCGATCTTTCCCTACTGCACCTTCGGTGCCGCCAAAGGGGTTGATCCCGACCTGGTGAAACGGTTCCGGGAGGCCCTGGTCTCGCTTACGCCCGAGGACACCGTTGACTACAACGGCGAACAGGTGAAGGTTCTCAAGTCCGCCTGGGTTGACGGCTTCGAACAGTTGCTCGACAGCGATTACGATATCCTGCGCGGCATGGCCAAACGGGCCAACATGCCGCCTTACCAGGAGTTCTAG